A window of Salmo trutta chromosome 5, fSalTru1.1, whole genome shotgun sequence contains these coding sequences:
- the LOC115194646 gene encoding rho GTPase-activating protein 6, producing the protein MFFSDADVTACEAEHAVLLRVREIRKRRKSLRRRFDSSKEKKEKERETAAKAFGITLSQAIANDRAYKQRQDALKESRRDCLDLEASVLMFRAEKRQLSDGNKPLCSTASSPFSGSTASSSSSSSVLEVHSKPLSPRFLDNTARVQRRGGLSVDCISDLVESQSRLLEALQLSHPAELELKKTAAGGGGRTQTKLSLNPIYKQVPRVVERCCCHIERHGLQTVGIFRVGSSIKRVRQLREDFDMGTDVCLEEENSVHDVAALLKEFLRDMPDPLLPRELYSAFLHANILQGTDQFLYLQLLLYLLPACNCDTLLRLLTLLHTVQSHAQDTTGPHSLQFLGNKMTATNLAVIFGPNLLQGERAGGDREMSPHAMGIEDSSAIINVTLQLIQNYKRLFMVSAELQQEVLMSLIQTDPDIIDYLLRRKLSHLAVGTVDSTGGRRDTGVSLDSVGAFSGSLTPLEPPSPLFNPDGPGDGSLTSEVFFNLEALRHHNNKKRSNVILSKSIGQMRQFHSNHNLLSLAQSSSSSRVHPEDSYQAQDQRAPLGEDLSFTLGAASCSSLGGQGDNSVWVRQTPQEEREKPPPSHSSYFWDFFTGKSSGSETMV; encoded by the exons AGACAGCCGCCAAGGCGTTTGGTATAACCCTCTCCCAGGCGATAGCCAACGACCGGGCGTACAAGCAGCGCCAGGATGCTCTGAAG GAGAGCAGAAGAGACTGTCTGGATCTGGAGGCCAGCGTCCTGATGTTCCGGGCTGAAAAACGCCAGCTTAGCGACGGGAACAAACCCCTCTGCAGCACGGCTTCGTCACCCTTCAGTGGATCAAcagcttcatcatcatcatcctcgtcAGTACTGGAGGTGCACAGCAAGCCACTCTCACCCAGGTTCCTGGATAACACGGCTAGAGTGCAGAGACGG GGTGGCCTATCAGTGGACTGCATCTCAGATCTTGTAGAGAGCCAGTCCCGCCTGTTGGAGGCGCTGCAGCTGTCCCACCCTGCAGAGCTGGAGCTGAAGAAGACTGCAGCCGGAGGCGGGGGGCGGACCCAGACCAAGCTCAGCCTCAACCCCATCTATAAACAGGTCCCCCGCGTGGTGGAACGTTGCTGCTGTCACATAGAGAGACACG GGCTACAAACTGTGGGGATCTTTCGAGTTGGCAGCTCCATAAAGAGAGTTCGGCAG CTGCGTGAGGACTTTGACATGGGGACAGATGTGTGTCTGGAAGAGGAGAACAGTGTCCATGACGTAGCAGCTCTGCTGAAGGAGTTCCTCAGAGACATGCCTGACCCTCTACTACCTAGAGAGCTCTACTCTGCTTTCCTCCACGCCAACA TTCTGCAAGGGACAGACCAGTTCCTGTACCTCCAGCTGCTCCTCTACCTGTTACCGGCCTGTAACTGTGATACCCTGCTCCGCCTCCTCACCCTGTTACACACCGTACAGAGCCACGCACAGGACACCACAGGACCACA ctctctgcagttccTAGGCAACAAGATGACAGCAACTAACCTGGCGGTGATCTTTGGTCCCAACCTGTTGCAGGGGGAGAGGGCCggaggggacagggagatgaGTCCTCACGCCATGGGCATCGAGGACAGCAGCGCCATCATCAACGTCACCCTGCAACTTATACAGAACTATAAGCGACTATTCATG gtgTCAGCAGAGCTCCAACAGGAAGTGCTGATGAGTCTCATTCAGACAGATCCTGACATCATCGACTATCTTCTCCGCAGGAAACTCAG TCACCTGGCGGTGGGGACAGTAGATTCTACGGGGGGTCGACGGGACACGGGGGTGTCTCTGGACTCTGTGGGGGCATTCAGTGGTAGCCTGACCCCCCTGgagcccccctctcccctcttcaaCCCTGACGGGCCCGGGGACGGCAGCCTGACCAGTGAGGTGTTCTTTAACCTGGAGGCGCTACGACACCACAACAACAAGAAAC GCTCCAACGTGATCCTGTCCAAGTCCATCGGCCAGATGAGACAGTTCCACTCCAACCACAACCTCCTGAGTCTGGCCCAGTCCTCTAGCAGCTCCAGAGTCCACCCAGAGGACAGCTACCAGGCCCAGGACCAGAGGGCTCCGCTGGGGGAAGATCTGAGCTTCACCCTGGGGGCTGCCTCATGCTCCAGCCTGGGAGGACAGGGGGATAACAGTGTCTGGGTGAGGCAGACACcccaggaagagagggagaagccaCCTCCTAGTCATTCCAGTTATTTCTGGGACTTCTTCACAGGGAAGAGCTCGGGGTCGGAGACCATGGTATGA